The following nucleotide sequence is from Fibrobacter sp. UWR3.
TTCCATAACGGCAAGATCGCCGAAACCTACAACATCGGCGGCTTCAACGAGTGGAAGAACATCGACATCATCAAGGTCGTCATCAAGACTGTTGACAGGCTCCTTGGCCGCGCCGAAGGCGAGAACATGAACCTGATTACCTACGTCACCGACCGTCTGGGTCATGACGCGCGTTACGCGATTGACTCCACCAAGCTCCAGAAGGAACTTGGCTGGGAGCCAAGCCTGCAGTTCGAGGAAGGCATCGAGAAGACGGTGCGCTGGTACCTCGACAACCAGGAATGGCTCGACAACATCACGAGCGGTGATTACGAAAAGTATTACGAAAAAATGTATGGGAACCGTTAAATGAAGATTCTGGTGACAGGTGCAGCGGGCTTTATCGCCTCGAAAATCATGGCGATGCTTTCGGCCCGCGGGGACGAGGTTGTCGGGCTCGACAACATCAACGACTATTACGATGTGCGCCTCAAGTACGGGCGCCTGTGGGAAAACGGCTTCCGTTCTGCGAACGGAGGCGTGCTTGCCGAAATCCCCTTCGGGCAGATGCTCGCAAGTTCGACGCTCGCAGGTGCGCGCTTCGTGCGCATGGACCTCGCCGACAAGGAATCTATCGACAAACTCTTTGCCGAGGAAAAATTCGACAAGGTGGTGAACCTTGCTGCCCAGGCGGGCGTGCGCTACTCCATCACGAACCCGTATGCCTACATGCAGAGCAACATGGTCGGGTTCCTGAACATTCTCGAGGCATGCCGTCACAACCAGGTAAAGCACCTGCTCTATGCTTCTTCCAGTTCTGTTTATGGCCTGAACAGCAAGGTCCCGTACAGCGAAGACGACAAGGTCGACAATCCGGTTAGTTTGTATGCGGCGAGCAAGAAGAGCAACGAACTGATGGCGCATTCCTACGCGAAGCTTTACGGCATCCCGATGACGGGACTGCGCTACTTTACGGTTTACGGCCCGTGGGGCCGCCCCGACATGAGCCCGATGCTCTTTGCCCGCGCTATCTCGAAGGGCGAGCCTATCAAGGTGTTCAATAACGGCGACATGATTCGCGACTTCACCTACATCGACGACATCGCGGAAGGCAGCGTGCATGCGCTCGACCACATGCCTGTCGCTGCGGAATGCCCGAATGGCGTGCCCTACAAGGTGTACAACATCGGCTGCAGCCACCCGGTGAAACTGATGGACTTTATCGCCGAAATCGAGAACGCCTACGGCGAGCCCGCAAAGAAGGAATTCTTGCCGATGCAGCCGGGCGACGTTTACCAGACGAACGCCGACACCGCGAAACTCGAGGCCGAATGCGGCTACAAGCCCCACTGGAGCCTGCACGACGGCATCGCCGAGTTCATGAAGTGGTACAAGAGCGACAAGAACCCGCTGCGATAGTTTTATTTAATGTGAAAATCTGATAAC
It contains:
- a CDS encoding NAD-dependent epimerase/dehydratase family protein, producing the protein MKILVTGAAGFIASKIMAMLSARGDEVVGLDNINDYYDVRLKYGRLWENGFRSANGGVLAEIPFGQMLASSTLAGARFVRMDLADKESIDKLFAEEKFDKVVNLAAQAGVRYSITNPYAYMQSNMVGFLNILEACRHNQVKHLLYASSSSVYGLNSKVPYSEDDKVDNPVSLYAASKKSNELMAHSYAKLYGIPMTGLRYFTVYGPWGRPDMSPMLFARAISKGEPIKVFNNGDMIRDFTYIDDIAEGSVHALDHMPVAAECPNGVPYKVYNIGCSHPVKLMDFIAEIENAYGEPAKKEFLPMQPGDVYQTNADTAKLEAECGYKPHWSLHDGIAEFMKWYKSDKNPLR